One Paralichthys olivaceus isolate ysfri-2021 chromosome 21, ASM2471397v2, whole genome shotgun sequence genomic window carries:
- the LOC138406050 gene encoding protachykinin-1-like, translating into MDTWKMQLVVVTFCTLLQTCQGLTGSVEEERGLSTDWQDDSQTAMETDVSHLVASLMKRSKALRFYGLMGKRSGVKKPFKVNRRNKGETFVGLMGRSLSSGGKNKPHLIHFKITMQLY; encoded by the exons ATGGATACCTGGAAGATGCAGCTTgttgttgtgactttttgcacTTTGTTGCAAACCTGTCAGGGACTCACTGGTAGtgtggaagaggagagaggattGTCTACAGACTGGCAG GACGATTCACAGACAGCGATGGAAACGGATGTGAGCCACCTGGTAGCCTCCCTGATGAAGAGATCTAAAGCCCTCCGCTTCTACGGACTTATGGGAAAACGCTCAG GTGTTAAGAAACCTTTCAAAGTTAATCGAC GGAATAAAGGAGAGACATTCGTAGGCCTGATGGGAAGAAGCCTCTCCAGTGGAGGTAAAAACAAACCACATctgattcatttcaaaataacaaTGCAGCTTTattga
- the kat7b gene encoding histone acetyltransferase KAT7 isoform X4, with the protein MPRRRQRHMPGSGSDGTEDSDSSAEREQTNSSESDGNMPKRQRLTRASTRLSQSSQDAPDLKRAADHDESPPLTPTGNAPSSESELDISSPNASHDESQAKDQANRDSDKDLSHRPKRRRCHETYNFNMKCPTPGCNSLGHLTGKHERHFAVSGCPLYHNLSADECKVKAVSREKQEEEVKAQEENHSRHATRHQTPTSKQSKYKEQVAEIRKGRNSALQKEQKEKHMEHRQTHGNTREPLLENITSEYDLELFRKAQEKLRIQGQITEGSNMIKTILFGRYELDTWYHSPYPEEYARLGRLYVCEFCLKYMKSQTILRRHMAKCVWKHPPGDEVYRKGAISVFEVDGKKNKIYCQNLCLLAKLFLDHKTLYYDVEPFLFYVMTEADNTGCHLVGYFSKEKNSFLNYNVSCILTMPQYMRQGFGKMLIDFSYLLSKVEEKVGSPERPLSDLGLISYRSYWKEVLLRYMYNFQGKEISIKEISQETAVNPVDIVSTLQSLQMLKYWKGKHLVLKRQDLIDEWKAKEIKRGNSNKTIDPSSLKWTPPKGT; encoded by the exons ATGCCGCGCAGACGACAG agacacatgcCTGGGAGTGGTTCAGATGGAACTGAAGACTCTGACTCCTCTGCTGAAAGAGAGCAGACCAACAGTTCagaaagtgatggaaacatgCCCAAGAGACAGCGTCTCACCAGAGCCTCCACACGTCTTAGCCAAAGCTCTCAGG ATGCTCCAGACTTGAAACGAGCTGCGGACCATGACGAATCTCCGCCATTGACGCCCACAGGAAATGCCCCGTCCTCTGAATCTGAGCTGGACATCTCCAGCCCCAATGCATCTCACGACGAGAGCCAGGCCAAAGACCAAGCCAACAGGGACTCCGATAAAGACCTCTCCCATCGACCCAAGCGCCGCCGCTGTCACGAGACCTACAACTTTAACATGAAATGCCCTACGCCGGGGTGTAACTCACTTG GTCACCTCACAGGGAAACATGAACGCCATTTTGCTGTATCAGGTTGTCCTCTTTACCACAATCTTTCTGCTGATGAATGCAAG GTGAAAGCTGTCAGTCGTGAGAAacaagaagaggaggtgaaagcGCAGGAAGAAAACCACTCGCGCCATGCAACTCGTCACCAG ACACCAACATCGAAACAGAGCAAATACAAAGAGCAGGTGGCCGAGATCAGGAAGGGGCGAAACTCTGCGCTGCAGaaggagcagaaagaaaagcacATG GAGCATCGGCAGACACACGGCAACACCAGAGAACCTCTGCTGGAGAACATCACCAGTGAATATGATCTGGAACTTTTCAGAAAAGCTCAG GAGAAGCTGCGTATCCAGGGTCAGATCACAGAGGGCAGCAACATGATCAAAACCATCCTGTTTGGCCGCTATGAGCTGGACACCTGGTACCACTCACCCTATCCTGAGGAGTACGCACGTCTGGGTCGCCTCTACGTCTGCGAGTTCTGCCTCAAGTACATGAAGAGCCAGACCATCCTCAGGCGGCACATG GCAAAGTGTGTGTGGAAGCATCCTCCAGGAGATGAAGTTTACAGAAAGGGAGCAATATCTGTGTTTGAAGTTGATGGTAAAAAGAACAAG ATCTACTGCCAGAACCTGTGTTTACTTGCCAAACTTTTCCTGGACCACAAAACGCTGTATTACGATGTGGAGCCGTTTCTCTTTTACGTCATGACCGAGGCCGACAACACTGGCTGCCATTTAGTGGGATACTTTTCTAAG gaGAAGAATTCTTTCCTGAATTACAACGTGTCCTGTATCCTGACGATGCCGCAGTACATGAGGCAGGGCTTTGGCAAAATGCTCATTGACTTCA GCTACCTGCTGTCCAAAGTGGAAGAGAAGGTGGGCTCACCAGAGAGGCCTCTGTCTGATCTGGGCCTCATCAGCTACCGTAGCTACTGGAAAGAAGTGTTACTCAGATACATGTACAACTTTCAAGGCAAGGAGATCTCCATCAAAG agatCAGTCAGGAAACTGCTGTGAATCCGGTGGACATTGTGAGCACCCTGCAGTCTCTTCAGATGCTCAAGTACTGGAAGGGAAAGCACTTGGTGTTGAAGCGACAG gacCTGATTGACGAGTGGAAAGCGAAGGAGATCAAGCGaggcaacagcaacaaaaccaTCGACCCGAGCTCTCTAAAGTGGACCCCTCCCAAAGGGACATGA
- the kat7b gene encoding histone acetyltransferase KAT7 isoform X3 → MPRRRQRHMPGSGSDGTEDSDSSAEREQTNSSESDGNMPKRQRLTRASTRLSQSSQDAPDLKRAADHDESPPLTPTGNAPSSESELDISSPNASHDESQAKDQANRDSDKDLSHRPKRRRCHETYNFNMKCPTPGCNSLGHLTGKHERHFAVSGCPLYHNLSADECKVKAVSREKQEEEVKAQEENHSRHATRHQTPTSKQSKYKEQVAEIRKGRNSALQKEQKEKHMEHRQTHGNTREPLLENITSEYDLELFRKAQARASEDLEKLRIQGQITEGSNMIKTILFGRYELDTWYHSPYPEEYARLGRLYVCEFCLKYMKSQTILRRHMAKCVWKHPPGDEVYRKGAISVFEVDGKKNKIYCQNLCLLAKLFLDHKTLYYDVEPFLFYVMTEADNTGCHLVGYFSKEKNSFLNYNVSCILTMPQYMRQGFGKMLIDFSYLLSKVEEKVGSPERPLSDLGLISYRSYWKEVLLRYMYNFQGKEISIKEISQETAVNPVDIVSTLQSLQMLKYWKGKHLVLKRQDLIDEWKAKEIKRGNSNKTIDPSSLKWTPPKGT, encoded by the exons ATGCCGCGCAGACGACAG agacacatgcCTGGGAGTGGTTCAGATGGAACTGAAGACTCTGACTCCTCTGCTGAAAGAGAGCAGACCAACAGTTCagaaagtgatggaaacatgCCCAAGAGACAGCGTCTCACCAGAGCCTCCACACGTCTTAGCCAAAGCTCTCAGG ATGCTCCAGACTTGAAACGAGCTGCGGACCATGACGAATCTCCGCCATTGACGCCCACAGGAAATGCCCCGTCCTCTGAATCTGAGCTGGACATCTCCAGCCCCAATGCATCTCACGACGAGAGCCAGGCCAAAGACCAAGCCAACAGGGACTCCGATAAAGACCTCTCCCATCGACCCAAGCGCCGCCGCTGTCACGAGACCTACAACTTTAACATGAAATGCCCTACGCCGGGGTGTAACTCACTTG GTCACCTCACAGGGAAACATGAACGCCATTTTGCTGTATCAGGTTGTCCTCTTTACCACAATCTTTCTGCTGATGAATGCAAG GTGAAAGCTGTCAGTCGTGAGAAacaagaagaggaggtgaaagcGCAGGAAGAAAACCACTCGCGCCATGCAACTCGTCACCAG ACACCAACATCGAAACAGAGCAAATACAAAGAGCAGGTGGCCGAGATCAGGAAGGGGCGAAACTCTGCGCTGCAGaaggagcagaaagaaaagcacATG GAGCATCGGCAGACACACGGCAACACCAGAGAACCTCTGCTGGAGAACATCACCAGTGAATATGATCTGGAACTTTTCAGAAAAGCTCAGGCACGTGCATCTGAAGACCTG GAGAAGCTGCGTATCCAGGGTCAGATCACAGAGGGCAGCAACATGATCAAAACCATCCTGTTTGGCCGCTATGAGCTGGACACCTGGTACCACTCACCCTATCCTGAGGAGTACGCACGTCTGGGTCGCCTCTACGTCTGCGAGTTCTGCCTCAAGTACATGAAGAGCCAGACCATCCTCAGGCGGCACATG GCAAAGTGTGTGTGGAAGCATCCTCCAGGAGATGAAGTTTACAGAAAGGGAGCAATATCTGTGTTTGAAGTTGATGGTAAAAAGAACAAG ATCTACTGCCAGAACCTGTGTTTACTTGCCAAACTTTTCCTGGACCACAAAACGCTGTATTACGATGTGGAGCCGTTTCTCTTTTACGTCATGACCGAGGCCGACAACACTGGCTGCCATTTAGTGGGATACTTTTCTAAG gaGAAGAATTCTTTCCTGAATTACAACGTGTCCTGTATCCTGACGATGCCGCAGTACATGAGGCAGGGCTTTGGCAAAATGCTCATTGACTTCA GCTACCTGCTGTCCAAAGTGGAAGAGAAGGTGGGCTCACCAGAGAGGCCTCTGTCTGATCTGGGCCTCATCAGCTACCGTAGCTACTGGAAAGAAGTGTTACTCAGATACATGTACAACTTTCAAGGCAAGGAGATCTCCATCAAAG agatCAGTCAGGAAACTGCTGTGAATCCGGTGGACATTGTGAGCACCCTGCAGTCTCTTCAGATGCTCAAGTACTGGAAGGGAAAGCACTTGGTGTTGAAGCGACAG gacCTGATTGACGAGTGGAAAGCGAAGGAGATCAAGCGaggcaacagcaacaaaaccaTCGACCCGAGCTCTCTAAAGTGGACCCCTCCCAAAGGGACATGA
- the kat7b gene encoding histone acetyltransferase KAT7 isoform X5 translates to MPRRRQRHMPGSGSDGTEDSDSSAEREQTNSSESDGNMPKRQRLTRASTRLSQSSQDAPDLKRAADHDESPPLTPTGNAPSSESELDISSPNASHDESQAKDQANRDSDKDLSHRPKRRRCHETYNFNMKCPTPGCNSLGHLTGKHERHFAVSGCPLYHNLSADECKVKAVSREKQEEEVKAQEENHSRHATRHQTPTSKQSKYKEQVAEIRKGRNSALQKEQKEKHMEHRQTHGNTREPLLENITSEYDLELFRKAQARASEDLEKLRIQGQITEGSNMIKTILFGRYELDTWYHSPYPEEYARLGRLYVCEFCLKYMKSQTILRRHMAKCVWKHPPGDEVYRKGAISVFEVDGKKNKIYCQNLCLLAKLFLDHKTLYYDVEPFLFYVMTEADNTGCHLVGYFSKEKNSFLNYNVSCILTMPQYMRQGFGKMLIDFSYLLSKVEEKVGSPERPLSDLGLISYRSYWKEVLLRYMYNFQGKEISIKEISQETAVNPVDIVSTLQSLQMLKYWKGKHLVLKRQMR, encoded by the exons ATGCCGCGCAGACGACAG agacacatgcCTGGGAGTGGTTCAGATGGAACTGAAGACTCTGACTCCTCTGCTGAAAGAGAGCAGACCAACAGTTCagaaagtgatggaaacatgCCCAAGAGACAGCGTCTCACCAGAGCCTCCACACGTCTTAGCCAAAGCTCTCAGG ATGCTCCAGACTTGAAACGAGCTGCGGACCATGACGAATCTCCGCCATTGACGCCCACAGGAAATGCCCCGTCCTCTGAATCTGAGCTGGACATCTCCAGCCCCAATGCATCTCACGACGAGAGCCAGGCCAAAGACCAAGCCAACAGGGACTCCGATAAAGACCTCTCCCATCGACCCAAGCGCCGCCGCTGTCACGAGACCTACAACTTTAACATGAAATGCCCTACGCCGGGGTGTAACTCACTTG GTCACCTCACAGGGAAACATGAACGCCATTTTGCTGTATCAGGTTGTCCTCTTTACCACAATCTTTCTGCTGATGAATGCAAG GTGAAAGCTGTCAGTCGTGAGAAacaagaagaggaggtgaaagcGCAGGAAGAAAACCACTCGCGCCATGCAACTCGTCACCAG ACACCAACATCGAAACAGAGCAAATACAAAGAGCAGGTGGCCGAGATCAGGAAGGGGCGAAACTCTGCGCTGCAGaaggagcagaaagaaaagcacATG GAGCATCGGCAGACACACGGCAACACCAGAGAACCTCTGCTGGAGAACATCACCAGTGAATATGATCTGGAACTTTTCAGAAAAGCTCAGGCACGTGCATCTGAAGACCTG GAGAAGCTGCGTATCCAGGGTCAGATCACAGAGGGCAGCAACATGATCAAAACCATCCTGTTTGGCCGCTATGAGCTGGACACCTGGTACCACTCACCCTATCCTGAGGAGTACGCACGTCTGGGTCGCCTCTACGTCTGCGAGTTCTGCCTCAAGTACATGAAGAGCCAGACCATCCTCAGGCGGCACATG GCAAAGTGTGTGTGGAAGCATCCTCCAGGAGATGAAGTTTACAGAAAGGGAGCAATATCTGTGTTTGAAGTTGATGGTAAAAAGAACAAG ATCTACTGCCAGAACCTGTGTTTACTTGCCAAACTTTTCCTGGACCACAAAACGCTGTATTACGATGTGGAGCCGTTTCTCTTTTACGTCATGACCGAGGCCGACAACACTGGCTGCCATTTAGTGGGATACTTTTCTAAG gaGAAGAATTCTTTCCTGAATTACAACGTGTCCTGTATCCTGACGATGCCGCAGTACATGAGGCAGGGCTTTGGCAAAATGCTCATTGACTTCA GCTACCTGCTGTCCAAAGTGGAAGAGAAGGTGGGCTCACCAGAGAGGCCTCTGTCTGATCTGGGCCTCATCAGCTACCGTAGCTACTGGAAAGAAGTGTTACTCAGATACATGTACAACTTTCAAGGCAAGGAGATCTCCATCAAAG agatCAGTCAGGAAACTGCTGTGAATCCGGTGGACATTGTGAGCACCCTGCAGTCTCTTCAGATGCTCAAGTACTGGAAGGGAAAGCACTTGGTGTTGAAGCGACAG Atgaggtga
- the kat7b gene encoding histone acetyltransferase KAT7 isoform X6, with amino-acid sequence MPRRRQRHMPGSGSDGTEDSDSSAEREQTNSSESDGNMPKRQRLTRASTRLSQSSQDAPDLKRAADHDESPPLTPTGNAPSSESELDISSPNASHDESQAKDQANRDSDKDLSHRPKRRRCHETYNFNMKCPTPGCNSLGHLTGKHERHFAVSGCPLYHNLSADECKVKAVSREKQEEEVKAQEENHSRHATRHQTPTSKQSKYKEQVAEIRKGRNSALQKEQKEKHMEHRQTHGNTREPLLENITSEYDLELFRKAQEKLRIQGQITEGSNMIKTILFGRYELDTWYHSPYPEEYARLGRLYVCEFCLKYMKSQTILRRHMAKCVWKHPPGDEVYRKGAISVFEVDGKKNKIYCQNLCLLAKLFLDHKTLYYDVEPFLFYVMTEADNTGCHLVGYFSKEKNSFLNYNVSCILTMPQYMRQGFGKMLIDFSYLLSKVEEKVGSPERPLSDLGLISYRSYWKEVLLRYMYNFQGKEISIKEISQETAVNPVDIVSTLQSLQMLKYWKGKHLVLKRQMR; translated from the exons ATGCCGCGCAGACGACAG agacacatgcCTGGGAGTGGTTCAGATGGAACTGAAGACTCTGACTCCTCTGCTGAAAGAGAGCAGACCAACAGTTCagaaagtgatggaaacatgCCCAAGAGACAGCGTCTCACCAGAGCCTCCACACGTCTTAGCCAAAGCTCTCAGG ATGCTCCAGACTTGAAACGAGCTGCGGACCATGACGAATCTCCGCCATTGACGCCCACAGGAAATGCCCCGTCCTCTGAATCTGAGCTGGACATCTCCAGCCCCAATGCATCTCACGACGAGAGCCAGGCCAAAGACCAAGCCAACAGGGACTCCGATAAAGACCTCTCCCATCGACCCAAGCGCCGCCGCTGTCACGAGACCTACAACTTTAACATGAAATGCCCTACGCCGGGGTGTAACTCACTTG GTCACCTCACAGGGAAACATGAACGCCATTTTGCTGTATCAGGTTGTCCTCTTTACCACAATCTTTCTGCTGATGAATGCAAG GTGAAAGCTGTCAGTCGTGAGAAacaagaagaggaggtgaaagcGCAGGAAGAAAACCACTCGCGCCATGCAACTCGTCACCAG ACACCAACATCGAAACAGAGCAAATACAAAGAGCAGGTGGCCGAGATCAGGAAGGGGCGAAACTCTGCGCTGCAGaaggagcagaaagaaaagcacATG GAGCATCGGCAGACACACGGCAACACCAGAGAACCTCTGCTGGAGAACATCACCAGTGAATATGATCTGGAACTTTTCAGAAAAGCTCAG GAGAAGCTGCGTATCCAGGGTCAGATCACAGAGGGCAGCAACATGATCAAAACCATCCTGTTTGGCCGCTATGAGCTGGACACCTGGTACCACTCACCCTATCCTGAGGAGTACGCACGTCTGGGTCGCCTCTACGTCTGCGAGTTCTGCCTCAAGTACATGAAGAGCCAGACCATCCTCAGGCGGCACATG GCAAAGTGTGTGTGGAAGCATCCTCCAGGAGATGAAGTTTACAGAAAGGGAGCAATATCTGTGTTTGAAGTTGATGGTAAAAAGAACAAG ATCTACTGCCAGAACCTGTGTTTACTTGCCAAACTTTTCCTGGACCACAAAACGCTGTATTACGATGTGGAGCCGTTTCTCTTTTACGTCATGACCGAGGCCGACAACACTGGCTGCCATTTAGTGGGATACTTTTCTAAG gaGAAGAATTCTTTCCTGAATTACAACGTGTCCTGTATCCTGACGATGCCGCAGTACATGAGGCAGGGCTTTGGCAAAATGCTCATTGACTTCA GCTACCTGCTGTCCAAAGTGGAAGAGAAGGTGGGCTCACCAGAGAGGCCTCTGTCTGATCTGGGCCTCATCAGCTACCGTAGCTACTGGAAAGAAGTGTTACTCAGATACATGTACAACTTTCAAGGCAAGGAGATCTCCATCAAAG agatCAGTCAGGAAACTGCTGTGAATCCGGTGGACATTGTGAGCACCCTGCAGTCTCTTCAGATGCTCAAGTACTGGAAGGGAAAGCACTTGGTGTTGAAGCGACAG Atgaggtga
- the kat7b gene encoding histone acetyltransferase KAT7 isoform X2: MPRRRQRHMPGSGSDGTEDSDSSAEREQTNSSESDGNMPKRQRLTRASTRLSQSSQDAPDLKRAADHDESPPLTPTGNAPSSESELDISSPNASHDESQAKDQANRDSDKDLSHRPKRRRCHETYNFNMKCPTPGCNSLGHLTGKHERHFAVSGCPLYHNLSADECKVKAVSREKQEEEVKAQEENHSRHATRHQTPTSKQSKYKEQVAEIRKGRNSALQKEQKEKHMEHRQTHGNTREPLLENITSEYDLELFRKAQEKLRIQGQITEGSNMIKTILFGRYELDTWYHSPYPEEYARLGRLYVCEFCLKYMKSQTILRRHMAKCVWKHPPGDEVYRKGAISVFEVDGKKNKIYCQNLCLLAKLFLDHKTLYYDVEPFLFYVMTEADNTGCHLVGYFSKEKNSFLNYNVSCILTMPQYMRQGFGKMLIDFSYLLSKVEEKVGSPERPLSDLGLISYRSYWKEVLLRYMYNFQGKEISIKEISQETAVNPVDIVSTLQSLQMLKYWKGKHLVLKRQCQLMLLVAHVSAVKPELSGRCLDIVRQDRPTRLALPHSTPLRSDGLGFRRT, encoded by the exons ATGCCGCGCAGACGACAG agacacatgcCTGGGAGTGGTTCAGATGGAACTGAAGACTCTGACTCCTCTGCTGAAAGAGAGCAGACCAACAGTTCagaaagtgatggaaacatgCCCAAGAGACAGCGTCTCACCAGAGCCTCCACACGTCTTAGCCAAAGCTCTCAGG ATGCTCCAGACTTGAAACGAGCTGCGGACCATGACGAATCTCCGCCATTGACGCCCACAGGAAATGCCCCGTCCTCTGAATCTGAGCTGGACATCTCCAGCCCCAATGCATCTCACGACGAGAGCCAGGCCAAAGACCAAGCCAACAGGGACTCCGATAAAGACCTCTCCCATCGACCCAAGCGCCGCCGCTGTCACGAGACCTACAACTTTAACATGAAATGCCCTACGCCGGGGTGTAACTCACTTG GTCACCTCACAGGGAAACATGAACGCCATTTTGCTGTATCAGGTTGTCCTCTTTACCACAATCTTTCTGCTGATGAATGCAAG GTGAAAGCTGTCAGTCGTGAGAAacaagaagaggaggtgaaagcGCAGGAAGAAAACCACTCGCGCCATGCAACTCGTCACCAG ACACCAACATCGAAACAGAGCAAATACAAAGAGCAGGTGGCCGAGATCAGGAAGGGGCGAAACTCTGCGCTGCAGaaggagcagaaagaaaagcacATG GAGCATCGGCAGACACACGGCAACACCAGAGAACCTCTGCTGGAGAACATCACCAGTGAATATGATCTGGAACTTTTCAGAAAAGCTCAG GAGAAGCTGCGTATCCAGGGTCAGATCACAGAGGGCAGCAACATGATCAAAACCATCCTGTTTGGCCGCTATGAGCTGGACACCTGGTACCACTCACCCTATCCTGAGGAGTACGCACGTCTGGGTCGCCTCTACGTCTGCGAGTTCTGCCTCAAGTACATGAAGAGCCAGACCATCCTCAGGCGGCACATG GCAAAGTGTGTGTGGAAGCATCCTCCAGGAGATGAAGTTTACAGAAAGGGAGCAATATCTGTGTTTGAAGTTGATGGTAAAAAGAACAAG ATCTACTGCCAGAACCTGTGTTTACTTGCCAAACTTTTCCTGGACCACAAAACGCTGTATTACGATGTGGAGCCGTTTCTCTTTTACGTCATGACCGAGGCCGACAACACTGGCTGCCATTTAGTGGGATACTTTTCTAAG gaGAAGAATTCTTTCCTGAATTACAACGTGTCCTGTATCCTGACGATGCCGCAGTACATGAGGCAGGGCTTTGGCAAAATGCTCATTGACTTCA GCTACCTGCTGTCCAAAGTGGAAGAGAAGGTGGGCTCACCAGAGAGGCCTCTGTCTGATCTGGGCCTCATCAGCTACCGTAGCTACTGGAAAGAAGTGTTACTCAGATACATGTACAACTTTCAAGGCAAGGAGATCTCCATCAAAG agatCAGTCAGGAAACTGCTGTGAATCCGGTGGACATTGTGAGCACCCTGCAGTCTCTTCAGATGCTCAAGTACTGGAAGGGAAAGCACTTGGTGTTGAAGCGACAG
- the kat7b gene encoding histone acetyltransferase KAT7 isoform X1, whose protein sequence is MPRRRQRHMPGSGSDGTEDSDSSAEREQTNSSESDGNMPKRQRLTRASTRLSQSSQDAPDLKRAADHDESPPLTPTGNAPSSESELDISSPNASHDESQAKDQANRDSDKDLSHRPKRRRCHETYNFNMKCPTPGCNSLGHLTGKHERHFAVSGCPLYHNLSADECKVKAVSREKQEEEVKAQEENHSRHATRHQTPTSKQSKYKEQVAEIRKGRNSALQKEQKEKHMEHRQTHGNTREPLLENITSEYDLELFRKAQARASEDLEKLRIQGQITEGSNMIKTILFGRYELDTWYHSPYPEEYARLGRLYVCEFCLKYMKSQTILRRHMAKCVWKHPPGDEVYRKGAISVFEVDGKKNKIYCQNLCLLAKLFLDHKTLYYDVEPFLFYVMTEADNTGCHLVGYFSKEKNSFLNYNVSCILTMPQYMRQGFGKMLIDFSYLLSKVEEKVGSPERPLSDLGLISYRSYWKEVLLRYMYNFQGKEISIKEISQETAVNPVDIVSTLQSLQMLKYWKGKHLVLKRQCQLMLLVAHVSAVKPELSGRCLDIVRQDRPTRLALPHSTPLRSDGLGFRRT, encoded by the exons ATGCCGCGCAGACGACAG agacacatgcCTGGGAGTGGTTCAGATGGAACTGAAGACTCTGACTCCTCTGCTGAAAGAGAGCAGACCAACAGTTCagaaagtgatggaaacatgCCCAAGAGACAGCGTCTCACCAGAGCCTCCACACGTCTTAGCCAAAGCTCTCAGG ATGCTCCAGACTTGAAACGAGCTGCGGACCATGACGAATCTCCGCCATTGACGCCCACAGGAAATGCCCCGTCCTCTGAATCTGAGCTGGACATCTCCAGCCCCAATGCATCTCACGACGAGAGCCAGGCCAAAGACCAAGCCAACAGGGACTCCGATAAAGACCTCTCCCATCGACCCAAGCGCCGCCGCTGTCACGAGACCTACAACTTTAACATGAAATGCCCTACGCCGGGGTGTAACTCACTTG GTCACCTCACAGGGAAACATGAACGCCATTTTGCTGTATCAGGTTGTCCTCTTTACCACAATCTTTCTGCTGATGAATGCAAG GTGAAAGCTGTCAGTCGTGAGAAacaagaagaggaggtgaaagcGCAGGAAGAAAACCACTCGCGCCATGCAACTCGTCACCAG ACACCAACATCGAAACAGAGCAAATACAAAGAGCAGGTGGCCGAGATCAGGAAGGGGCGAAACTCTGCGCTGCAGaaggagcagaaagaaaagcacATG GAGCATCGGCAGACACACGGCAACACCAGAGAACCTCTGCTGGAGAACATCACCAGTGAATATGATCTGGAACTTTTCAGAAAAGCTCAGGCACGTGCATCTGAAGACCTG GAGAAGCTGCGTATCCAGGGTCAGATCACAGAGGGCAGCAACATGATCAAAACCATCCTGTTTGGCCGCTATGAGCTGGACACCTGGTACCACTCACCCTATCCTGAGGAGTACGCACGTCTGGGTCGCCTCTACGTCTGCGAGTTCTGCCTCAAGTACATGAAGAGCCAGACCATCCTCAGGCGGCACATG GCAAAGTGTGTGTGGAAGCATCCTCCAGGAGATGAAGTTTACAGAAAGGGAGCAATATCTGTGTTTGAAGTTGATGGTAAAAAGAACAAG ATCTACTGCCAGAACCTGTGTTTACTTGCCAAACTTTTCCTGGACCACAAAACGCTGTATTACGATGTGGAGCCGTTTCTCTTTTACGTCATGACCGAGGCCGACAACACTGGCTGCCATTTAGTGGGATACTTTTCTAAG gaGAAGAATTCTTTCCTGAATTACAACGTGTCCTGTATCCTGACGATGCCGCAGTACATGAGGCAGGGCTTTGGCAAAATGCTCATTGACTTCA GCTACCTGCTGTCCAAAGTGGAAGAGAAGGTGGGCTCACCAGAGAGGCCTCTGTCTGATCTGGGCCTCATCAGCTACCGTAGCTACTGGAAAGAAGTGTTACTCAGATACATGTACAACTTTCAAGGCAAGGAGATCTCCATCAAAG agatCAGTCAGGAAACTGCTGTGAATCCGGTGGACATTGTGAGCACCCTGCAGTCTCTTCAGATGCTCAAGTACTGGAAGGGAAAGCACTTGGTGTTGAAGCGACAG